From the genome of Podospora pseudoanserina strain CBS 124.78 chromosome 7 map unlocalized CBS124.78p_7.2, whole genome shotgun sequence, one region includes:
- a CDS encoding uncharacterized protein (EggNog:ENOG503P0IT; COG:S) — translation MDKLAQTLERVRDFASNSSGGPRMVRFRESTAEAVSFLDNHTPRAGSVRESASGAVSYLNKHFAEKRTAFGEVNFSEKVVMSWQKGKLLGSALWGRTSRRMRLMGGVFVFLALATYLSHLAIESSLITLPSITLTNQKHHYQVQASRYNASKVALLIENRPDPILAPLMLHFMGVVPPDWRFRFMGSYESVAHINKSSAIRSQVAAGKLDLTYIPSNMTTGSQEEISRFLTNRWLYEVVLQPAEWLLVFQTDSILCANSRRNLNEFLEYDWVGAPWSPNARYGGNGGLSLRRVSAIVEVLKHQTRKDGSEPEDVWLSDRLGHRIGNMMANGSVSSAFSGEQHSGEKVDINNPDPALTAPAPLLPDEELPSNGTFPVNGTAGDPVKPYTEGVDDWRHGFYEPMGYHTGGGGKYLHSKVWGTPELRKHIWDYCPEVKMTLKMDAAKFMPGNCNPRWKRGEYLENGEQVDVEEEGEGDEWVMDTEVIDGREYPILRGLTAF, via the exons ATGGACAAGCTTGCGCAGACCCTGGAGCGGGTACGCGACTTTGCTTCAAATTCAAGTGGCGGCCCGCGCATGGTTAGGTTTAGAGAATCCACCGCCGAAGCGGTATCATTTCTCGACAACCACACTCCTCGCGCGGGGAGCGTCAGAGAGTCCGCCTCCGGGGCGGTATCCTATCTCAACAAACACTTTGCAGAGAAGAGAACGGCGTTCGGGGAGGTGAATTTCAGCGAGAAAGTAGTCATGTCATGGCAAAAGGGGAAGCTGCTAGGGAGCGCGCtgtgggggaggacgagCAGGCGGATGCGATTGATGGGAGGAGTGTTTGTTTTCTT aGCCCTCGCAACCTACCTCTCCCACCTAGCCATCGaatcctccctcatcaccctcccctccatcaccctcaccaaccaaaaACATCACTACCAAGTCCAGGCAAGCCGCTACAACGCCTCCAAGGTCGCCCTCCTAATCGAAAACCGCCCCgaccccatcctcgcccccCTCATGCTCCACTTCATGGGCGTGGTTCCCCCCGACTGGCGCTTCCGCTTCATGGGCTCGTACGAATCCGTAGCCCACATCAACAAATCCTCCGCCATCCGCTCCCAGGTCGCCGCGGGGAAGCTAGACCTGACTtacatcccctccaacatgACGACGGGATCCCAGGAGGAGATCTCCCGATTCTTGACCAACCGCTGGTTATACGAAGTGGTCCTCCAACCAGCCGAATGGCTGCTCGTCTTCCAGACCGACTCCATCCTCTGCGCAAACTCACGAAGGAATCTAAACGAATTCTTGGAATACGACTGGGTGGGTGCGCCCTGGTCGCCGAATGCTCGGTACGGTGGTAACGGCGGGCTCTCACTTCGCCGTGTGAGCGCCATTGTCGAAGTCCTAAAACACCAAACGCGAAAAGACGGCTCCGAGCCGGAGGATGTCTGGCTTTCTGACAGGCTGGGCCACCGGATCGGGAATATGATGGCCAACGGCAGCGTGTCGAGTGCCTTTTCTGGGGAGCAGCATTCGGGGGAAAAGGTTGATATCAACAACCCTGACCCTGCCTTGACTGCGCCGGCGCCGTTGCTGCCGGATGAGGAGCTGCCGTCTAACGGGACGTTCCCTGTAAATGGTACCGCGGGGGACCCGGTGAAGCCTTATactgagggggtggatgactGGCGACATGGGTTTTATGAGCCGATGGGGTATCAtactgggggaggggggaagtaTCTACATAGCAAGGTGTGGGGGACGCCGGAGTTGAGGAAGCATATTTGGGATTATTGTCCCGAGGTGAAGATGACGTTGAAGATGGATGCGGCCAAGTTTATGCCGGGGAATTGTAACccgaggtggaagaggggggagtatttggagaatggggagcaggtggatgtggaggaagagggggagggggatgagtGGGTGATGGATACGGAGGTGAttgatgggagggagtaTCCtattttgagggggttgacggcTTTTTAG
- a CDS encoding uncharacterized protein (EggNog:ENOG503P04G; COG:S), translating to MATSPTSGAFPGPFTITRTKVFLLVSLALTWWFASLFPHYKPVIQETFKARLNDALLKLPSIQVDWDTSVEVSEAYNASKVAIIIEPRPLPHLVPHILYMMNVVPPEWRFVFIGSKGSVTGMEESAAVKHRQIIGKLDLMVLPEPWEIDSKEKVFRTLTDIRFYDEFLPGVEYLLKYEADSILCANSEDSLNDWLDWDFVGAPRRADDHFAGNGGLSLRRVSTIKRVLSFQARLNDSDPEDEWFGKRVYVLPGAKVASGVEEALAVEDVYREGAMGYHVRDGGNNIADAVWKQPEQRKKIFQYCPELTMIMEMKLERQRCPGDKGTGRE from the exons ATGGCGACATCGCCGACATCAGGCGCGTTTCCTGGCCCATTCACCATTACGCGAACCAAGGTCTTCCTGCTGGTTTCCCTGGCATTGAC CTGGTGGTTTGCCTCCCTGTTTCCGCACTACAAGCCAGTGATTCAGGAGACGTTCAAGGCGAGATTAAACGATGCGCTCCTGAAGCTACCATCCATCCAAGTCGACTGGGACACGTCGGTGGAGGTTTCTGAGGCATACAATGCGTCCAAAGTCGCCATCATAATCGAGCCAAGGCCACTGCCGCATCTTGTACCGCACATCTTGTACATGATGAACGTGGTGCCCCCTGAATGGCGCTTTGTCTTCATAGGCTCAAAAGGTAGTGTAACAGGCATGGAGGAGTCGGCGGCCGTCAAACACCGCCAAATCATCGGGAAGCTGGACTTGATGGTGCTGCCGGAGCCTTGGGAGATTGACTCCAAGGAGAAAGTGTTTCGAACACTGACGGATATCCGATTTTACGACGAGTTCTTGCCGGGCGTCGAATATTTGTTAAAATACGAGGCCGACAGCATCTTGTGCGCCAATTCCGAGGACAGCTTGAACGACTGGCTGGATTGGGACTTTGTTGGCGCACCGAGGAGGGCAGATGATCATTTTGCGGGCAATGGCGGTCTGTCACTTCGACGTGTGTCAACCATCAAGAGGGTGCTCAGCTTCCAAGCCAGATTGAACGACAGCGACCCCGAGGACGAGTGGTTTGGAAAGCGCGTCTATGTCTTGCCGGGCGCCAAGGTTGCGTCGGGTGTTGAAGAGGCTCTGGCGGTAGAAGACGTCTACCGCGAGGGAGCCATGGGCTACCATGTTCGTGATGGTGGCAACAACATTGCTGATGCTGTCTGGAAGCAGCCTGAGCAAAGGAAGAAGATATTTCAATATTGCCCAGAGTTGACCATGATCATGGAGATGAAGCTCGAGAGGCAGCGGTGTCCAGGGGATAAGGGGACGGGTCGCGAATGA
- a CDS encoding uncharacterized protein (COG:O; CAZy:CE4; EggNog:ENOG503Q5FG), whose protein sequence is MKLSVTILAAYLGLAVAHSDHEGQHIPKILGGRKFLSEMEARRRWSQGVQQPNVIKRHPPSPKSQHHADKRQENTSGKCGASGGSCAAGYCCSAEGWCGRGIDYCSAPDCQLNYGPGCDGNKKPSGPDTSGVARPKLGSVLYGGAGIYDCVTSGDIALTFDDGPYLYTNDLLDKLRSYGAKATFFLTGTNIGKGMINDPATPYPAIIKRMHAEGHQIASHTWSHQNASQMTNTQFTNQMVWNEIALNSILGFFPTYMRPPYSICQRECQNILSTLGYHTIYFNLDTAGYLNDSPRAIQTSKNIWDDAIEGSDPETDSFLQIEHDIHQQIVYNLTDYILTSLFSNGYRAVTVGECLGDPPSNWYRAGPASSSPSSSPSSAAVPTRTTISVAPTRTGASTDGTCGNGITCAGTRWGACCSAFGFCGVGEEYCQLGNGCQAAWGRCDGDAPAVSSSSSRTSISTRYVISSTSTATSTRTSISTRSVITSTARSTSTTTSSRSSVSTRYVISSTSTSTRRSTSTSTSRSTSTSATRTRTTSTTTSTRPTSTPGLAISEDGLCGPENQQTCEGSEFGTCCGPSGRCSSSSIACLAILGCQERYGRCV, encoded by the exons ATGAAGCTTTCTGTTACCATCCTTGCCGCCTACCTGGGTTTGGCAGTAGCCCACAGCGATCATGAAGGCCAACATATTCCCAAGATTTTGGGTGGGAGAAAGTTCCTCTCTGAGATGGAAGCTCGCCGTAGGTGGTCCCAGGGTGTCCAACAGCCCAATGTGATCAAAAGgcacccaccatcccccaagTCTCAGCATCACGCCGACAAACGACAAGAAAACACCAGCGGCAAATGTGGCGCCAGTGGTGGAAGCTGCGCGGCAGGTTACTGTTGCTCGGCCGAAGG ATGGTGTGGAAGAGGCATTGACTATTGCTCTGCCCCTGATTGCCAGCTGAACTACGGCCCTGGTTGCGACGGG AACAAAAAGCCAAGTGGCCCGGATACCTCCGGAGTTGCTCGCCCAAAGCTTGGAAGCGTCTTGTATGGCGGAGCTGGTATTTACGACTGCGTCACATCGGGAGATATTGCCCTAACATTTGATGACGGGCCATACCTCTATACAAACGATCTGTTAGATAAGTTGAGG AGCTATGGAGCCAAAGCAACATTCTTCCTCACCGGAACGAATATCGGTAAAGGCATGATCAACGATCCTGCCACGCCGTATCCCGCCATAATCAAG AGGATGCATGCCGAGGGCCACCAAATTGCCAGCCACACTTGGTCTCACCAGAACGCAAGTCAAATGACCAACACCCAGTTCACCAACCAGATGGTGTGGAATGAGATTGCGCTCAACTCGATTCTTGGATTCTTCCCTACTTACATGAG ACCGCCGTATTCCATCTGCCAACGGGAATGTCAAaacatcctctccaccctcggcTATCACACCATCTacttcaacctcgacacgGCCGGCTACCTAAACGACAGCCCCCGCGCAATCCAGACGAGCAAGAACATCTGGGATGACGCCATCGAAGGCTCCGACCCAGAAACAGACAGCTTCCTCCAGATTGAGCACGACATCCACCAGCAAATCGTCTACAACCTCACCGACTACATCCTCACCTCTCTGTTCTCCAACGGTTACCGAGCCGTCACGGTAGGTGAATGCCTAGGCGATCCGCCATCAAACTGGTACCGTGCTGGTCCGGCCTCGTcgtcaccctcatcatcaccgtcatCGGCAGCTGTGCCCACCAGAACAACAATCTCTGTTGCCCCGACAAGAACGGGCGCAAGCACAGATGGTACCTGCGGCAACGGCATCACATGCGCGGGGACCAGATGGGGAGCCTGCTGTTCCGCCTTTGGGTTCTGCGGGGTGGGCGAGGAGTACTGCCAGTTGGGCAACGGGTGCCAGGCAGCGTGGGGGAGGTGCGATGGTGATGCTCCTGCTGTGAGCAGCAGTTCTTCTCGGACGAGTATCAGTACCCGGTATgtcatcagcagcaccagcacagCAACCAGCACACGCACGAGCATCAGTACCCGGTCTGTTATCACGAGCACGGCGAGGAGTACGAGTACTACCACGAGCTCTCGTAGTAGTGTCAGTACGCGGTATGTGATTAGCAGCACGAGCACGAGCACCAGGAGGAGCACGAGCACGAGTACATCAAGAAGCACGTCAACATCTGCCACGAGAACCAGAACCACTT CAACTACAACATCCACCAgaccaacctccacccccggccTCGCCATCAGTGAAGATGGTCTCTGTGGTCCAGAGAACCAACAGACGTGCGAGGGGAGCGAGTTTGGGACCTGCTGCGGGCCGTCGGGGAGGTGCAGCTCGAGTAGTATTGCTTGTTTGGCGATTTTGGGGTGTCAGGAGAGGTATGGGAGGTGTGTTTAA